One part of the Thermococcus litoralis DSM 5473 genome encodes these proteins:
- a CDS encoding GTPase — translation MKQKKAWRVVREAIKEGDIIVEVVDARDPIGTRNLKVERLVQEEGKRLLIVMNKADLVPKEWAEEYKRKHKDIPMVFISARERKGTGMLRKEIKKLAKELFQEGKEKVKVVLVGYPNVGKSTIINVLKGKHAVGTAPIPGYTKGKQLIKLSKKIWLVDSPGVVPIDDFDELVIRGGFPADKIEDPVKPALKLIKRILETRKEAITEKYGVEEFENEEQILEAIGRKKGLLGKGGKVNLEEAARYFLREWQTGRFTLFEKEGKKKEPFIWNFEEILDEIEKEHLLDPRRILWKYGEKLTLDNKKRVGFREIEGFTVGIATGFKKCDSAIKFLEEITKKKVIASECFGGKWKGVIAVME, via the coding sequence ATGAAGCAGAAGAAAGCATGGAGAGTAGTGAGAGAAGCGATTAAAGAGGGAGACATTATAGTAGAGGTAGTTGATGCTCGCGACCCCATTGGAACGAGAAACCTAAAAGTAGAACGCCTTGTCCAAGAAGAAGGAAAAAGGCTTCTCATAGTGATGAATAAAGCCGATTTAGTCCCAAAGGAGTGGGCTGAAGAGTACAAGAGGAAACATAAGGACATCCCAATGGTGTTCATCAGTGCAAGGGAGAGAAAGGGAACCGGAATGCTGAGGAAGGAAATAAAGAAGCTCGCAAAGGAACTCTTCCAAGAAGGCAAAGAGAAAGTGAAGGTTGTCTTAGTGGGTTACCCTAACGTTGGGAAGAGCACAATAATAAACGTGCTGAAAGGTAAGCATGCTGTTGGAACGGCACCAATACCGGGATATACAAAAGGAAAGCAACTTATTAAGCTTTCAAAAAAGATATGGTTAGTTGATTCCCCGGGAGTTGTTCCGATAGATGATTTTGACGAGCTCGTTATTAGAGGGGGCTTTCCGGCGGATAAGATTGAAGATCCCGTCAAACCGGCATTAAAGCTTATAAAAAGAATTTTAGAAACCAGAAAAGAAGCAATTACCGAAAAGTATGGGGTAGAGGAGTTCGAGAATGAAGAGCAGATTCTTGAAGCTATCGGCAGAAAGAAAGGTCTTCTAGGGAAGGGAGGCAAAGTCAACCTGGAAGAGGCCGCCCGCTATTTCCTAAGAGAATGGCAAACAGGGAGATTTACCCTTTTTGAGAAAGAGGGAAAGAAAAAAGAACCTTTCATCTGGAATTTCGAAGAAATTCTCGACGAAATCGAGAAGGAACACCTTTTAGACCCCAGAAGAATACTCTGGAAATATGGAGAAAAGCTAACCCTTGATAACAAGAAGAGGGTCGGATTTAGAGAAATTGAGGGATTTACAGTGGGAATAGCAACAGGATTTAAAAAGTGCGACTCTGCAATAAAATTTCTTGAAGAAATAACCAAGAAGAAGGTCATCGCAAGCGAGTGCTTCGGGGGAAAATGGAAGGGCGTAATAGCAGTGATGGAGTAG
- a CDS encoding TIGR04076 family protein has protein sequence MERLIIKAVEIKGKCPVFKVGDKVVIEGPKVNLKETDAICTHAFASFLPYIVALRKGIKASEIGLGKGEKAYVQCLDPGPPYTDGGTVIFEITVVRDEAEESMESSERSD, from the coding sequence GTGGAAAGGCTAATAATAAAAGCTGTAGAGATTAAAGGAAAGTGTCCGGTATTCAAGGTTGGGGATAAGGTAGTTATAGAAGGACCAAAAGTCAACTTAAAAGAGACCGATGCGATCTGCACCCATGCATTTGCGTCTTTCCTTCCCTACATAGTGGCACTGCGAAAAGGAATTAAGGCTTCAGAGATAGGACTTGGGAAAGGGGAAAAAGCCTATGTGCAGTGCCTTGACCCCGGACCCCCGTACACGGATGGAGGAACGGTAATCTTTGAGATAACGGTGGTAAGAGATGAAGCAGAAGAAAGCATGGAGAGTAGTGAGAGAAGCGATTAA
- a CDS encoding DUF515 domain-containing protein, whose product MGRLRERERRKRIIIGASIIAVVLIAVVIGVYTTYQNRATKQLQEAKLAKIKEVNKYFTGELENDTMKVQLIEQINQAQSIEELEKINVKAIAEQRKAQLEQERLEKELQQAKSTKLSQIEQSFELLLSQPLPEDIKSEAIQTLNQLKEKVNSAKTKDEVSLIDPNPYLLELWRKYYYYLIDTTPTQKVILKKGTEKSIYTKAEAKYMLSKVTDFTELLQYAIEKAEMVQVALVLPRENVNGAFLSSGDKIKIFAQINSTSVQKIADEGYVNMVFFLTDAGVIAVSESQQETKNIATSSETSYSDQYSEEYAPGDQSISYQQNKDESHSTTQSSSQTISASYSYNVALNEILKAIAANKIAAADEVKAQLARYKWKVVDLEQSTGLLATEPNAEVLVIVEVPAEFVEDILRYRDALYITKIAG is encoded by the coding sequence TTGGGAAGGCTCAGGGAAAGGGAGAGACGTAAAAGGATAATTATAGGTGCATCTATTATAGCTGTCGTTCTCATTGCTGTTGTTATAGGAGTGTACACAACCTATCAAAATCGTGCCACAAAACAGCTTCAAGAGGCCAAACTTGCAAAGATTAAAGAGGTCAACAAGTATTTCACTGGGGAACTTGAAAATGATACCATGAAGGTGCAATTAATAGAGCAAATTAACCAAGCACAGAGTATAGAGGAACTCGAGAAGATAAACGTTAAGGCAATAGCAGAGCAGAGAAAAGCTCAATTAGAGCAAGAGCGTCTTGAGAAGGAGCTTCAACAGGCAAAGAGCACAAAGTTATCACAAATAGAGCAATCTTTTGAACTTCTCCTTTCTCAGCCCCTCCCAGAAGATATAAAGAGCGAAGCTATTCAAACTCTAAACCAATTAAAGGAGAAAGTTAATTCTGCAAAAACAAAAGATGAAGTATCTTTAATTGACCCCAATCCGTATCTGCTTGAGCTCTGGAGAAAATATTACTACTACCTCATAGACACCACTCCCACCCAAAAGGTAATCCTTAAAAAAGGAACGGAAAAGAGCATATACACAAAAGCAGAAGCAAAGTACATGCTCAGCAAAGTTACGGACTTCACGGAACTTCTCCAATACGCAATAGAGAAAGCTGAAATGGTGCAAGTCGCTTTAGTTTTGCCAAGAGAGAATGTTAATGGTGCCTTCCTCTCATCAGGTGACAAAATAAAGATTTTCGCCCAAATAAATTCAACATCCGTTCAAAAGATAGCGGATGAGGGGTATGTGAACATGGTCTTCTTTCTAACGGATGCTGGTGTAATTGCAGTGTCAGAGTCACAGCAAGAGACTAAAAACATAGCAACCTCTTCAGAAACTTCATACTCAGACCAATACTCCGAAGAATATGCTCCTGGAGACCAGTCAATTTCTTACCAGCAGAATAAGGACGAAAGCCACTCCACAACCCAATCAAGTTCACAGACGATAAGTGCCTCCTACTCGTATAATGTTGCACTAAACGAGATATTAAAGGCCATTGCGGCCAACAAGATAGCTGCGGCAGATGAAGTTAAGGCACAGCTTGCGAGGTACAAGTGGAAGGTGGTTGACCTTGAGCAGAGCACAGGACTATTGGCTACAGAGCCTAATGCCGAGGTGTTGGTAATAGTTGAAGTCCCAGCAGAATTCGTTGAGGATATACTGAGGTATAGAGATGCTCTGTACATAACAAAGATTGCTGGGTGA